The Oenanthe melanoleuca isolate GR-GAL-2019-014 chromosome 15, OMel1.0, whole genome shotgun sequence genome contains a region encoding:
- the GIT2 gene encoding ARF GTPase-activating protein GIT2 isoform X2 codes for MAARATCGAAQGGSARMLGAGPGLAGPVTGPAAAAAAGPAMAKRLRSSEVCADCSAQDPCWASINRGILICDECCSVHRSLGRHISQVRHLKHTPWPPTLLQMVETLYNNGANSIWEHSLLDPASVMSGRRKASPQDKVHPNKAEFIRAKYQMLAFVHRLPCREDDSVTAKDLSKQLHSSVRTGNLETCLRLLSLGAQANFFHPEKGNTPLHVAAKAGQTLQAELLAVYGADPGTQDSNGKTPVDYARQGGHHELAERLVEIQYELTDRLAFYLCGRKPEHKNGQHFVIPQMADSLDVSELAKAAKKKLQSLSNHLFEELAMDVYDEVDRRETDAVWLATQNHSTLVTETTVVPFLPVNPEYSSTRNQGRQKLARFNAHEFATLVIDILSDAKRRQQGNSLTGSKENVELILKSISNQHSSESQDNDQPDYDSVASDEDTDLETNAAKSNRQKSLDSDLSDGPVTAQEYLQVKNALVASEVKIQQLMKVNINLSDELRIMQKKLQTLQSENTNLRRQATTNIYQVQSGSEYPDPSSNSSLKRRPSARGSRPMSMYETGSGQKPYLPMGEVSYPEENITRLQPFPPHIGRSAFVTSSSSLPSFPSTLSWSRDESTRRASKLEKQSSVSESDYDNPSTPVELEEPGPGRKGRQRSVVWQGEGSIPEDTDPAPSSSLPSTEDVIRKTEQITKNIQELLRAAQENKHDRPLERGGTSQLRHSLGTRVPGAERAPLQPLTSQQPGPASCYIPCSERIHVAVTEMAALFPKKPKSELVRTSLRLLTSSAYRLQSECRKALPAEPSPAPDIQLVTQQVIQCAYDIAKAAKQLVTITTKENNN; via the exons ATGGCGGCACGGGCGACATGcggagcagcacagggaggctCGGCGCGCATGCTCGGGGCCGGCCCGGGGCTGGCGGGGCCCGTTaccggccccgctgccgccgctgccgccggtCCCGCGATGGCGAAGCGCCTGAGGAGCAGCGAGGTCTGCGCCGACTGCAGCGCTCAGG ATCCTTGCTGGGCATCCATAAACAGGGGGATCCTGATCTGTGATGAGTGCTGCAGTGTGCACAGGAGCCTGGGCCGTCACATCTCCCAAGTGAGGCATCTCAAACACACCCCGTGGCCTCCAACACTGCTGCAG ATGGTGGAAACTCTGTACAACAATGGTGCTAATTCCATCTGGGAGCACTCCCTGCTGGACCCTGCCTCGGTGATGAGCGGGCGGCGCAAGGCCAGCCCGCAGGACAAAGTGCA TCCCAACAAAGCAGAGTTCATCAGAGCTAAATATCAGATGTTAGCATTTGTGCATCGCCTGCCATGCAGGGAGGATGACAGTGTCACTGCCAAGGATCTCAGCAAG CAACTCCATTCCAGTGTGAGGACAGGGAATCTGGAGACCTGTTTGCGACTGCTCTCCTTAGGAGCTCAAGCCAACTTCTTTCATCCT GAGAAAGGAAACACCCCACTGCACGTTGCTGCTAAGGCAGGGCAGACTTTGCAAGCAGAACTATTGGCAGTTTATGGTGCTGATCCTGGCACACAAGATTCCAATGGGAAAACTCCAGTTGATTATGCAAG GCAGGGGGGGCACCACGAGCTGGCAGAGCGGCTGGTGGAGATCCAGTACGAGCTCACAGACAGGTTGGCTTTCTACCTCTGTGGCAGGAAACCAG AGCACAAAAATGGGCAGCACTTTGTTATACCTCAGATGGCAGACAG TCTGGATGTATCAGAACTGGCAAAAGCAGCCAAGAAGAAGCTTCAGTCT CTAAGCAACCACTTATTTGAAGAACTTGCCATGGATGTGTATGATGAAGTTGACAGAAGGGAAACAGATGCAG TTTGGCTTGCTACTCAGAACCACAGCACACTCGTGACAGAGACCACTGTGGTCCCTTTTCTTCCTGTAAATCCTGAATATTCCTCAACCAGGAATCAG GGAAGGCAGAAACTGGCTCGATTTAATGCCCATGAGTTTGCTACACTGGTTATAGACATTTTAAGTGATGCCAAACGAAGACAACAGGGGAATTCTCTCACTGGTTCCAAAG AAAATGTGGAGCTGATTCTCAAATCAATCAGCAATCAGCACAGCAGTGAAAGTCAGGACAATGACCAGCCTGATTATGACAGTGTTGCTTCAGATGAAGATACAGATCTGGAAACAAATGCAGCTAAATCAAACAGGCAGAAG AGCCTGGATTCAGACTTGTCAGATGGACCAGTCACAGCCCAGGAATATCTTCAGGTTAAAAATGCCTTGGTGGCTTCTGAGGTGAAGATTCAGCAGTTAATGAAAGTGAACATCAACCTGAGTGATGAGCTGAGGATTATGCAGAAAAAG CTCCAAACTCTACAGAGTGAAAATACCAACCTCAGAAGACAGGCCACAACCAATATCTATCAGGTGCAAAGTGGTTCTGAGTACCCAGACCCCAGCAGCAATTCCTCCCTAAAGCGGCGCCCGTCGGCCCGGGGCAGCAGACCCATGTCCATGTACGAGACTGGCTCGGGGCAGAAACCCTACCTGCCCATGGGGGAGGTCAGCTACCCAGAAGAAAACATCACCAggctgcagcccttccctccaCAC ATCGGGAGGAGTGCGTTTGTGACCTCCTCTTCATCTCTaccttccttcccctccacGCTCTCCTGGTCCAGGGATGAGAGCACACGAAGG GCCTCGAAGCTGGAGAAGCAGAGCAGCGTGTCTGAGAGCGACTATGACAACCCCAGCACGCCCGTGGAGCTGGAGGAGCCGGG GCCGGGCAGGAAGGGCCGGCAGCGCAGCGTGGTTTGGCAGGGGGAGGGCTCCATCCCTGAGGACACTGAcccagcccccagctccagTTTGCCCAGTACTGAAGATGTGATCCGGAAAACGGAGCAGATCACCAAGAacatccaggagctgctgcgAGCGGCGCAGGAGAACAAACACGACAG GCCCTTGGAGCGTGGGGGCACATCCCAGCTCAGACACAGCCTCGGCACGAGGGTCCCCGGGGCTGAGCGAGCgcccctgcagcctctgacCAGCCAGCAGCCCGGCCCTGCCTCCTG CTATATACCGTGCTCCGAGAGAATACATGTGGCAGTGACAGAAATGGCAGCCTTGTTCCCAAAA AAGCCCAAATCGGAGCTGGTGAGGACTTCCCTGCGCCTGCTGACCTCCAGTGCCTACAGGCTGCAGTCGGAGTGCAGGAAGGCGCTGCCCGCCgagcccagccccgcccccGACATCCAGCTGGTGACACAGCAGGTCATCCAGTGCGCCTACGACATCGCCAAGGCTGCCAAGCAGCTGGTCACCATCACAACCAAAGAGAACAACAACTGA
- the GIT2 gene encoding ARF GTPase-activating protein GIT2 isoform X7, giving the protein MAARATCGAAQGGSARMLGAGPGLAGPVTGPAAAAAAGPAMAKRLRSSEVCADCSAQDPCWASINRGILICDECCSVHRSLGRHISQVRHLKHTPWPPTLLQMVETLYNNGANSIWEHSLLDPASVMSGRRKASPQDKVHPNKAEFIRAKYQMLAFVHRLPCREDDSVTAKDLSKQLHSSVRTGNLETCLRLLSLGAQANFFHPEKGNTPLHVAAKAGQTLQAELLAVYGADPGTQDSNGKTPVDYARQGGHHELAERLVEIQYELTDRLAFYLCGRKPEHKNGQHFVIPQMADSSLDVSELAKAAKKKLQSLSNHLFEELAMDVYDEVDRRETDAVWLATQNHSTLVTETTVVPFLPVNPEYSSTRNQGRQKLARFNAHEFATLVIDILSDAKRRQQGNSLTGSKENVELILKSISNQHSSESQDNDQPDYDSVASDEDTDLETNAAKSNRQKSLDSDLSDGPVTAQEYLQVKNALVASEVKIQQLMKVNINLSDELRIMQKKLQTLQSENTNLRRQATTNIYQVQSGSEYPDPSSNSSLKRRPSARGSRPMSMYETGSGQKPYLPMGEVSYPEENITRLQPFPPHASKLEKQSSVSESDYDNPSTPVELEEPGPGRKGRQRSVVWQGEGSIPEDTDPAPSSSLPSTEDVIRKTEQITKNIQELLRAAQENKHDSYIPCSERIHVAVTEMAALFPKKPKSELVRTSLRLLTSSAYRLQSECRKALPAEPSPAPDIQLVTQQVIQCAYDIAKAAKQLVTITTKENNN; this is encoded by the exons ATGGCGGCACGGGCGACATGcggagcagcacagggaggctCGGCGCGCATGCTCGGGGCCGGCCCGGGGCTGGCGGGGCCCGTTaccggccccgctgccgccgctgccgccggtCCCGCGATGGCGAAGCGCCTGAGGAGCAGCGAGGTCTGCGCCGACTGCAGCGCTCAGG ATCCTTGCTGGGCATCCATAAACAGGGGGATCCTGATCTGTGATGAGTGCTGCAGTGTGCACAGGAGCCTGGGCCGTCACATCTCCCAAGTGAGGCATCTCAAACACACCCCGTGGCCTCCAACACTGCTGCAG ATGGTGGAAACTCTGTACAACAATGGTGCTAATTCCATCTGGGAGCACTCCCTGCTGGACCCTGCCTCGGTGATGAGCGGGCGGCGCAAGGCCAGCCCGCAGGACAAAGTGCA TCCCAACAAAGCAGAGTTCATCAGAGCTAAATATCAGATGTTAGCATTTGTGCATCGCCTGCCATGCAGGGAGGATGACAGTGTCACTGCCAAGGATCTCAGCAAG CAACTCCATTCCAGTGTGAGGACAGGGAATCTGGAGACCTGTTTGCGACTGCTCTCCTTAGGAGCTCAAGCCAACTTCTTTCATCCT GAGAAAGGAAACACCCCACTGCACGTTGCTGCTAAGGCAGGGCAGACTTTGCAAGCAGAACTATTGGCAGTTTATGGTGCTGATCCTGGCACACAAGATTCCAATGGGAAAACTCCAGTTGATTATGCAAG GCAGGGGGGGCACCACGAGCTGGCAGAGCGGCTGGTGGAGATCCAGTACGAGCTCACAGACAGGTTGGCTTTCTACCTCTGTGGCAGGAAACCAG AGCACAAAAATGGGCAGCACTTTGTTATACCTCAGATGGCAGACAG CAGTCTGGATGTATCAGAACTGGCAAAAGCAGCCAAGAAGAAGCTTCAGTCT CTAAGCAACCACTTATTTGAAGAACTTGCCATGGATGTGTATGATGAAGTTGACAGAAGGGAAACAGATGCAG TTTGGCTTGCTACTCAGAACCACAGCACACTCGTGACAGAGACCACTGTGGTCCCTTTTCTTCCTGTAAATCCTGAATATTCCTCAACCAGGAATCAG GGAAGGCAGAAACTGGCTCGATTTAATGCCCATGAGTTTGCTACACTGGTTATAGACATTTTAAGTGATGCCAAACGAAGACAACAGGGGAATTCTCTCACTGGTTCCAAAG AAAATGTGGAGCTGATTCTCAAATCAATCAGCAATCAGCACAGCAGTGAAAGTCAGGACAATGACCAGCCTGATTATGACAGTGTTGCTTCAGATGAAGATACAGATCTGGAAACAAATGCAGCTAAATCAAACAGGCAGAAG AGCCTGGATTCAGACTTGTCAGATGGACCAGTCACAGCCCAGGAATATCTTCAGGTTAAAAATGCCTTGGTGGCTTCTGAGGTGAAGATTCAGCAGTTAATGAAAGTGAACATCAACCTGAGTGATGAGCTGAGGATTATGCAGAAAAAG CTCCAAACTCTACAGAGTGAAAATACCAACCTCAGAAGACAGGCCACAACCAATATCTATCAGGTGCAAAGTGGTTCTGAGTACCCAGACCCCAGCAGCAATTCCTCCCTAAAGCGGCGCCCGTCGGCCCGGGGCAGCAGACCCATGTCCATGTACGAGACTGGCTCGGGGCAGAAACCCTACCTGCCCATGGGGGAGGTCAGCTACCCAGAAGAAAACATCACCAggctgcagcccttccctccaCAC GCCTCGAAGCTGGAGAAGCAGAGCAGCGTGTCTGAGAGCGACTATGACAACCCCAGCACGCCCGTGGAGCTGGAGGAGCCGGG GCCGGGCAGGAAGGGCCGGCAGCGCAGCGTGGTTTGGCAGGGGGAGGGCTCCATCCCTGAGGACACTGAcccagcccccagctccagTTTGCCCAGTACTGAAGATGTGATCCGGAAAACGGAGCAGATCACCAAGAacatccaggagctgctgcgAGCGGCGCAGGAGAACAAACACGACAG CTATATACCGTGCTCCGAGAGAATACATGTGGCAGTGACAGAAATGGCAGCCTTGTTCCCAAAA AAGCCCAAATCGGAGCTGGTGAGGACTTCCCTGCGCCTGCTGACCTCCAGTGCCTACAGGCTGCAGTCGGAGTGCAGGAAGGCGCTGCCCGCCgagcccagccccgcccccGACATCCAGCTGGTGACACAGCAGGTCATCCAGTGCGCCTACGACATCGCCAAGGCTGCCAAGCAGCTGGTCACCATCACAACCAAAGAGAACAACAACTGA
- the GIT2 gene encoding ARF GTPase-activating protein GIT2 isoform X1 has protein sequence MAARATCGAAQGGSARMLGAGPGLAGPVTGPAAAAAAGPAMAKRLRSSEVCADCSAQDPCWASINRGILICDECCSVHRSLGRHISQVRHLKHTPWPPTLLQMVETLYNNGANSIWEHSLLDPASVMSGRRKASPQDKVHPNKAEFIRAKYQMLAFVHRLPCREDDSVTAKDLSKQLHSSVRTGNLETCLRLLSLGAQANFFHPEKGNTPLHVAAKAGQTLQAELLAVYGADPGTQDSNGKTPVDYARQGGHHELAERLVEIQYELTDRLAFYLCGRKPEHKNGQHFVIPQMADSSLDVSELAKAAKKKLQSLSNHLFEELAMDVYDEVDRRETDAVWLATQNHSTLVTETTVVPFLPVNPEYSSTRNQGRQKLARFNAHEFATLVIDILSDAKRRQQGNSLTGSKENVELILKSISNQHSSESQDNDQPDYDSVASDEDTDLETNAAKSNRQKSLDSDLSDGPVTAQEYLQVKNALVASEVKIQQLMKVNINLSDELRIMQKKLQTLQSENTNLRRQATTNIYQVQSGSEYPDPSSNSSLKRRPSARGSRPMSMYETGSGQKPYLPMGEVSYPEENITRLQPFPPHIGRSAFVTSSSSLPSFPSTLSWSRDESTRRASKLEKQSSVSESDYDNPSTPVELEEPGPGRKGRQRSVVWQGEGSIPEDTDPAPSSSLPSTEDVIRKTEQITKNIQELLRAAQENKHDRPLERGGTSQLRHSLGTRVPGAERAPLQPLTSQQPGPASCYIPCSERIHVAVTEMAALFPKKPKSELVRTSLRLLTSSAYRLQSECRKALPAEPSPAPDIQLVTQQVIQCAYDIAKAAKQLVTITTKENNN, from the exons ATGGCGGCACGGGCGACATGcggagcagcacagggaggctCGGCGCGCATGCTCGGGGCCGGCCCGGGGCTGGCGGGGCCCGTTaccggccccgctgccgccgctgccgccggtCCCGCGATGGCGAAGCGCCTGAGGAGCAGCGAGGTCTGCGCCGACTGCAGCGCTCAGG ATCCTTGCTGGGCATCCATAAACAGGGGGATCCTGATCTGTGATGAGTGCTGCAGTGTGCACAGGAGCCTGGGCCGTCACATCTCCCAAGTGAGGCATCTCAAACACACCCCGTGGCCTCCAACACTGCTGCAG ATGGTGGAAACTCTGTACAACAATGGTGCTAATTCCATCTGGGAGCACTCCCTGCTGGACCCTGCCTCGGTGATGAGCGGGCGGCGCAAGGCCAGCCCGCAGGACAAAGTGCA TCCCAACAAAGCAGAGTTCATCAGAGCTAAATATCAGATGTTAGCATTTGTGCATCGCCTGCCATGCAGGGAGGATGACAGTGTCACTGCCAAGGATCTCAGCAAG CAACTCCATTCCAGTGTGAGGACAGGGAATCTGGAGACCTGTTTGCGACTGCTCTCCTTAGGAGCTCAAGCCAACTTCTTTCATCCT GAGAAAGGAAACACCCCACTGCACGTTGCTGCTAAGGCAGGGCAGACTTTGCAAGCAGAACTATTGGCAGTTTATGGTGCTGATCCTGGCACACAAGATTCCAATGGGAAAACTCCAGTTGATTATGCAAG GCAGGGGGGGCACCACGAGCTGGCAGAGCGGCTGGTGGAGATCCAGTACGAGCTCACAGACAGGTTGGCTTTCTACCTCTGTGGCAGGAAACCAG AGCACAAAAATGGGCAGCACTTTGTTATACCTCAGATGGCAGACAG CAGTCTGGATGTATCAGAACTGGCAAAAGCAGCCAAGAAGAAGCTTCAGTCT CTAAGCAACCACTTATTTGAAGAACTTGCCATGGATGTGTATGATGAAGTTGACAGAAGGGAAACAGATGCAG TTTGGCTTGCTACTCAGAACCACAGCACACTCGTGACAGAGACCACTGTGGTCCCTTTTCTTCCTGTAAATCCTGAATATTCCTCAACCAGGAATCAG GGAAGGCAGAAACTGGCTCGATTTAATGCCCATGAGTTTGCTACACTGGTTATAGACATTTTAAGTGATGCCAAACGAAGACAACAGGGGAATTCTCTCACTGGTTCCAAAG AAAATGTGGAGCTGATTCTCAAATCAATCAGCAATCAGCACAGCAGTGAAAGTCAGGACAATGACCAGCCTGATTATGACAGTGTTGCTTCAGATGAAGATACAGATCTGGAAACAAATGCAGCTAAATCAAACAGGCAGAAG AGCCTGGATTCAGACTTGTCAGATGGACCAGTCACAGCCCAGGAATATCTTCAGGTTAAAAATGCCTTGGTGGCTTCTGAGGTGAAGATTCAGCAGTTAATGAAAGTGAACATCAACCTGAGTGATGAGCTGAGGATTATGCAGAAAAAG CTCCAAACTCTACAGAGTGAAAATACCAACCTCAGAAGACAGGCCACAACCAATATCTATCAGGTGCAAAGTGGTTCTGAGTACCCAGACCCCAGCAGCAATTCCTCCCTAAAGCGGCGCCCGTCGGCCCGGGGCAGCAGACCCATGTCCATGTACGAGACTGGCTCGGGGCAGAAACCCTACCTGCCCATGGGGGAGGTCAGCTACCCAGAAGAAAACATCACCAggctgcagcccttccctccaCAC ATCGGGAGGAGTGCGTTTGTGACCTCCTCTTCATCTCTaccttccttcccctccacGCTCTCCTGGTCCAGGGATGAGAGCACACGAAGG GCCTCGAAGCTGGAGAAGCAGAGCAGCGTGTCTGAGAGCGACTATGACAACCCCAGCACGCCCGTGGAGCTGGAGGAGCCGGG GCCGGGCAGGAAGGGCCGGCAGCGCAGCGTGGTTTGGCAGGGGGAGGGCTCCATCCCTGAGGACACTGAcccagcccccagctccagTTTGCCCAGTACTGAAGATGTGATCCGGAAAACGGAGCAGATCACCAAGAacatccaggagctgctgcgAGCGGCGCAGGAGAACAAACACGACAG GCCCTTGGAGCGTGGGGGCACATCCCAGCTCAGACACAGCCTCGGCACGAGGGTCCCCGGGGCTGAGCGAGCgcccctgcagcctctgacCAGCCAGCAGCCCGGCCCTGCCTCCTG CTATATACCGTGCTCCGAGAGAATACATGTGGCAGTGACAGAAATGGCAGCCTTGTTCCCAAAA AAGCCCAAATCGGAGCTGGTGAGGACTTCCCTGCGCCTGCTGACCTCCAGTGCCTACAGGCTGCAGTCGGAGTGCAGGAAGGCGCTGCCCGCCgagcccagccccgcccccGACATCCAGCTGGTGACACAGCAGGTCATCCAGTGCGCCTACGACATCGCCAAGGCTGCCAAGCAGCTGGTCACCATCACAACCAAAGAGAACAACAACTGA
- the GIT2 gene encoding ARF GTPase-activating protein GIT2 isoform X10: MAARATCGAAQGGSARMLGAGPGLAGPVTGPAAAAAAGPAMAKRLRSSEVCADCSAQDPCWASINRGILICDECCSVHRSLGRHISQVRHLKHTPWPPTLLQMVETLYNNGANSIWEHSLLDPASVMSGRRKASPQDKVHPNKAEFIRAKYQMLAFVHRLPCREDDSVTAKDLSKQLHSSVRTGNLETCLRLLSLGAQANFFHPEKGNTPLHVAAKAGQTLQAELLAVYGADPGTQDSNGKTPVDYARQGGHHELAERLVEIQYELTDRLAFYLCGRKPEHKNGQHFVIPQMADSSLDVSELAKAAKKKLQSLSNHLFEELAMDVYDEVDRRETDAVWLATQNHSTLVTETTVVPFLPVNPEYSSTRNQGRQKLARFNAHEFATLVIDILSDAKRRQQGNSLTGSKENVELILKSISNQHSSESQDNDQPDYDSVASDEDTDLETNAAKSNRQKSLDSDLSDGPVTAQEYLQVKNALVASEVKIQQLMKVNINLSDELRIMQKKASKLEKQSSVSESDYDNPSTPVELEEPGPGRKGRQRSVVWQGEGSIPEDTDPAPSSSLPSTEDVIRKTEQITKNIQELLRAAQENKHDRPLERGGTSQLRHSLGTRVPGAERAPLQPLTSQQPGPASCYIPCSERIHVAVTEMAALFPKKPKSELVRTSLRLLTSSAYRLQSECRKALPAEPSPAPDIQLVTQQVIQCAYDIAKAAKQLVTITTKENNN, translated from the exons ATGGCGGCACGGGCGACATGcggagcagcacagggaggctCGGCGCGCATGCTCGGGGCCGGCCCGGGGCTGGCGGGGCCCGTTaccggccccgctgccgccgctgccgccggtCCCGCGATGGCGAAGCGCCTGAGGAGCAGCGAGGTCTGCGCCGACTGCAGCGCTCAGG ATCCTTGCTGGGCATCCATAAACAGGGGGATCCTGATCTGTGATGAGTGCTGCAGTGTGCACAGGAGCCTGGGCCGTCACATCTCCCAAGTGAGGCATCTCAAACACACCCCGTGGCCTCCAACACTGCTGCAG ATGGTGGAAACTCTGTACAACAATGGTGCTAATTCCATCTGGGAGCACTCCCTGCTGGACCCTGCCTCGGTGATGAGCGGGCGGCGCAAGGCCAGCCCGCAGGACAAAGTGCA TCCCAACAAAGCAGAGTTCATCAGAGCTAAATATCAGATGTTAGCATTTGTGCATCGCCTGCCATGCAGGGAGGATGACAGTGTCACTGCCAAGGATCTCAGCAAG CAACTCCATTCCAGTGTGAGGACAGGGAATCTGGAGACCTGTTTGCGACTGCTCTCCTTAGGAGCTCAAGCCAACTTCTTTCATCCT GAGAAAGGAAACACCCCACTGCACGTTGCTGCTAAGGCAGGGCAGACTTTGCAAGCAGAACTATTGGCAGTTTATGGTGCTGATCCTGGCACACAAGATTCCAATGGGAAAACTCCAGTTGATTATGCAAG GCAGGGGGGGCACCACGAGCTGGCAGAGCGGCTGGTGGAGATCCAGTACGAGCTCACAGACAGGTTGGCTTTCTACCTCTGTGGCAGGAAACCAG AGCACAAAAATGGGCAGCACTTTGTTATACCTCAGATGGCAGACAG CAGTCTGGATGTATCAGAACTGGCAAAAGCAGCCAAGAAGAAGCTTCAGTCT CTAAGCAACCACTTATTTGAAGAACTTGCCATGGATGTGTATGATGAAGTTGACAGAAGGGAAACAGATGCAG TTTGGCTTGCTACTCAGAACCACAGCACACTCGTGACAGAGACCACTGTGGTCCCTTTTCTTCCTGTAAATCCTGAATATTCCTCAACCAGGAATCAG GGAAGGCAGAAACTGGCTCGATTTAATGCCCATGAGTTTGCTACACTGGTTATAGACATTTTAAGTGATGCCAAACGAAGACAACAGGGGAATTCTCTCACTGGTTCCAAAG AAAATGTGGAGCTGATTCTCAAATCAATCAGCAATCAGCACAGCAGTGAAAGTCAGGACAATGACCAGCCTGATTATGACAGTGTTGCTTCAGATGAAGATACAGATCTGGAAACAAATGCAGCTAAATCAAACAGGCAGAAG AGCCTGGATTCAGACTTGTCAGATGGACCAGTCACAGCCCAGGAATATCTTCAGGTTAAAAATGCCTTGGTGGCTTCTGAGGTGAAGATTCAGCAGTTAATGAAAGTGAACATCAACCTGAGTGATGAGCTGAGGATTATGCAGAAAAAG GCCTCGAAGCTGGAGAAGCAGAGCAGCGTGTCTGAGAGCGACTATGACAACCCCAGCACGCCCGTGGAGCTGGAGGAGCCGGG GCCGGGCAGGAAGGGCCGGCAGCGCAGCGTGGTTTGGCAGGGGGAGGGCTCCATCCCTGAGGACACTGAcccagcccccagctccagTTTGCCCAGTACTGAAGATGTGATCCGGAAAACGGAGCAGATCACCAAGAacatccaggagctgctgcgAGCGGCGCAGGAGAACAAACACGACAG GCCCTTGGAGCGTGGGGGCACATCCCAGCTCAGACACAGCCTCGGCACGAGGGTCCCCGGGGCTGAGCGAGCgcccctgcagcctctgacCAGCCAGCAGCCCGGCCCTGCCTCCTG CTATATACCGTGCTCCGAGAGAATACATGTGGCAGTGACAGAAATGGCAGCCTTGTTCCCAAAA AAGCCCAAATCGGAGCTGGTGAGGACTTCCCTGCGCCTGCTGACCTCCAGTGCCTACAGGCTGCAGTCGGAGTGCAGGAAGGCGCTGCCCGCCgagcccagccccgcccccGACATCCAGCTGGTGACACAGCAGGTCATCCAGTGCGCCTACGACATCGCCAAGGCTGCCAAGCAGCTGGTCACCATCACAACCAAAGAGAACAACAACTGA